In the genome of Zootoca vivipara chromosome 6, rZooViv1.1, whole genome shotgun sequence, the window TCAGATCTGGCTTTTGTAAAAATGTATTATGCAAACTGCAATGATTAGAAGGAACACAGCATCAGACTGCTGAAGTCAGGCTCAATCAATCAACTTAGCACCTGCTTTGGAAATTAAATGTTCATGGGCTGCTTTGGATGTTACATTGCCCTAAAAGGTCACATGACCTTTTGTCACTTAGGGTGGAAAATCCACATAGCTCCCATTCTTTTCAAACAAGTTTAGGTCTACTCTATAGGCAAGTTCTCTTGGGCAAACCTCATTAAGATAAGTAGAGCTCTTGAGGGACTCTAATTCTCTTCAGCAGGTTTTATTCCTCTCTCATGAGAGAACCTGGAGCTATCCAATGAAGTGAACATTGGAAGTTTCAAGATAGGCAAAATAAATTACTTCTTCACAGTGCAAATGGTTAAACAACCATGGTGATGGCCCCCAActgggaaggctttaaaagggaTTAAACAATTTTTGGGGCTATAAGGCTGTCTGTAGCTGCTACTCTTAATGGCTATATTGCCTCCAGTATCAGAGGGGACCACGAGCACTATTGCACTTGTGGGCTTCCAAGcaggagcatctggttggccaatgtaagAATAGGATACTGGAGTAGATATGGCCATGGTGTGATCCTGCAAGGCTCCTCTTCTATGAAGATTGTTCCAGAGGCTTGTACCCCACCCTGAATCAATCTGgctgccccccaccaccactgtgCTACTCTTGATGGTTCCCACAATCCACTTCCTGAAGCAATCACTGAATATCATCTTATGGCATTGGTTTTCTAACACTTTCCAAAAATAATGTTTTGGGAAGCAGACAGAAAATAACCTCAGATATAGAACTTTACTGTGTGGGAATGGTTAAAGGCAAGACTGAGATGATCAGATAACGGATGCAGGAAGtcacattttatatttatacccaATCAGCTTGGTTCTAAAAGACGTCTATGGAAAGCCCTGCTGGGAAGCTGTTGTGTGAATAAAATGGAGAAGGCAAGATCCAGGTACGCCACTTTGAGCACTGTGgatgaaaagtgggatataactgcagtaataaataaataaggatctATTGCACACCTCTGAGCGCTTGAGATAGATCTCTTCCATTCACACAGCAAATGCTGAGGAGCAACTGCATACCCACAGCTGCTGCATGAAATGTGAGCCAGCTGACGGAGAGAGGACACCTGCCATATGTTCATTGTGTGATCCTGGACAAATCACTCTGCCTGGGCTTAATTGTTTGCTGTGAAACTGGCATAGCAACCACCTTCTCCATGAGGCTGCCGTAAAAGCATTATTCAGCTGGAAAATGTAGCAGATTTTAAGCTTTTGTGACCTCATGCTAGAAAACTGAATCTTACAGTGGGGAGAAAGTAGACAAATGGAAACAAATATAACTTCTGTTCTGAACCTTTTGTTCTTAGAAACAAGAAATATTACTTAACTAGGGTGCTCTCCATCCTTCTTTTATAGAGAGCAGCAACCTACCTAAAAAAATTGTCTGGAGAAGCCTGGGATAGCATTTTGTGACTTTAATACAAGTCCAGGAAGAAATTTTCTGCAGAACAACCTCTTTGCAAGTACCCAAGGCTGCTTAACTTTTGAGGCAGCTTCTCCATGGTGATACCTTTAAATAACCAGAAACATCAAATGgcagaaatacataaataaagaaATTGAACCCACCCTTACAGACAACTAACACCCATTGTCTTGATGtgctttggaggcagcagagcAACACAGAAGATCTGGCCACGGCTTGAGAAATCCAGTGTGAATATGTTACGGCCACAGGGCTGCAAGCTGAGAAACAGAACCTCAAAAATTACCTGACATTAGAATGTAAGCTTATTCTTAGCCATCTTGACAGTAACTTATTGGGATACCAATGAAAACTTTGTTAAGGGATAAACTAATGTGAATCTGACACTTTTCTAAAATTACTCTGTCCCCTAAATGCCACATGAAGAGTGGCATGGTTACAATGTCTGGCTAGGGCTGGGGAGACAGATTCAAATCTCTCAACCATGAAGCCCACATGGTTGACTTTGGACTtgtccccaactccctcaaaccAAACAAACTCCCAGAGTTTTAATAAGATTAGAATTGGAGCAGATAGGAGAAGAGCAATTCACAGGATGGGTGGGAAAAACATGTGATAAGGTAACGAATGAGTCTCCTGCCATGCTCCACAATCCAATGGCAGGACAGCTAAGAAGATAGTTAACAGTTTATTTAACATAACACCTTGAAAATGTTGCTTTCAAAAGCTTTACAAATGGAACATACGTGAATGGCCCCTTAtacaacaaaaatgttttaattatatACACCTTATACCCATTCACCCAACAGCTATCACTCAGTGCAGCTCTGTTTTTAAACAAGGTTCAAAGTATCACCGAAGGAACAGTTTCAAATGCTTCCCTCCAACTGTAGGATGAATTTTTCAGAAACAGGAATATTGAATTTTCATTGAAATAAATACAGGATTTTAACACTAGGTGGACCAACATTTGATAGGTATTTATcacaatgcaatgcaaaaaaggaaggcagtctttcccaacccaaCAAATGTAGCTAAAGTTAGTGCAAGGTAGAACAGGAGTTCCTCTCCCCTCTtagacacatatttttttttgggggggggggaggaggagagaaagatacTAAAAAGGACTAGGCAAATATCATCAACGTAAGTCATCAGGCCATTGACAAAGGCCTCACAGTCCTGGAGATGCAAGTTCCATTCTCCCATGTGTTGGGAAAGCAACTTTGTTCCATACCACCTTCCCCAAAATTGAGTCACTGTCTAGTTACAGATGATCCTGCAgtgttttaagatgctgtccaacTAGTGAGTACACAAATTGTAAAATCCACTGTCCGCATAGCTCCATTcaatttctcttaatattttGCAATCAGAACTCCTCATACTGCATATTGTAAATGTCAGTTTGTGCCAAATACATTATGTAATTCCAAATAACAGGAATTACTAATGGGTACACTGTGCATCTTCAAGAATGATAGTAGTTTCTATTTTTAACCTACAAGATCTCTAGAAGATACTCAAACCAATGACGACTTCTGCATTTTAGTGAAGACATGGCAGTTATCCTGCCTGGTGGAAATTTTAGACCTTCATGGCATACACAGATAGGACAGCCAAACATCGCTACTGGCTTAAAACTTGGGCCACATATTTAATTCCTATATGCCTCCTCCATTCATTTTCCCTATAAAAAAATCCTAGAGTATTCTCCCTTGCAAGGATCCATTGCACACAGACCTTAGCATATTGATCTACACATGAAAGACAGGCTATCCATCTTGTCAAACATTCCTTCAAAAAGAATGTATGCTTGACCTTCCACCACTGATTTGGCATATGAACCAGTTGCAATACCTCAGAACCCCTGCCTGACTGGATCTTTCAGAATACAAGCTTGCATTTTACTACCCTTTAGTAAATTATATAAATCGAACTGCTGCAAGGAAGGAACCCTCAGATTATTATAGTTTAGAAGCTTTTTCTACATTAAATATACAGACCTGCTCTTGGTGGGTTGCAACTTTTGCCTAGCCAGTTATGTACAAGACCAGGAAGATTGAGGAGATACTCAATGCATCCAGGCTATTCCAATTCTGTCCTGCTAACACAGGAAGCTATTACGAAGAATCCTTCAAGGTCTGAAATGAACCAGAAAGGATTGCGACtatctctccctcttcttctctgGCGATGGGGAGAGGGAAGATGCTCACCAAGAGTGTGTTCATACTAAGTCCCTACCAAGTGTTTAAATTGAGATTGCTCATTTTGTGATAGATGTTATTTAAATTGGCCGGTTTTTCCTTATCTGCAAAACTAAGACATTTTGTTCCACCCGGAACCCCAAACTTCTTTCAAATTATATGCTATGTTCTGTGCTATCAAAAAATGGCTGTCTGCTTTCCGTAGATAAACAAGAGTTCTGGCCCCTATCCCTAACAAGCAGGAAAGAGGGGGTGCGATGTTGATACTCCTCACATGCTGCAAGACAATAACAGTTATCTGCAGCTGGGATCTAATTCTGACACCAAGGTTCTAGGAGACATAGTTGTGATGTACTGTATATTTGCACAGAGCCAAACATGGAAACTAGAAATGGGTGTCTATGTTTCTGATGAGTATGAAAAAGTGTCCTATGAGCCCTACAAGGGCCTGTAATACAAATCTGTGGAATTAAAGCGGAAGAATTCAAAAAGTTGCTTCCTAAGAAAATAAAGGAGAACATCATCTTAATTAACCAGTCAGAGCATCTGAAAGCACAGAGGGCACTATATTCCCATAAATCGCAGGTAGAGCTGGCTTATCCTCTCAGTTCAGTATGGAGGATGCTCTGGGACTCACTCCTCTCCAACAGGAAGATTATCTTCAATCCGTCTGATAAATTTCATCCTTATTTCAGTGACACCATCCCCTTTTAATGTGTCCTGGACAAATTTGACATCCACGGCCATCTGAACCTGTGATATGGGAGAGAAAAATCACATATTTTTGAGATATTTATCTAGGACAGTTCCCCAAATTGCTTGGCCTCTTTGAATCTTGTTGCAAGGACAGAGGTTAAGTAACTCTACACCATTATTCTACCAAAAGGTTATCCACACCCTTTACTAACCTCACCTAAGActtacagcagcaacaaaacacctCTCTAGCCCAGAAGGCTCTTACATTCCCCAGTTACATTCCTAGCCAATGTTCTGTTAACAAAGATCGCAAAGTACAGGCAAACTCCCACAGCCCATAGAACTGAAGGGCTGTGGGTTGGAGCTCAGTGTCGGGCaaaaagatgcctgcattgtaaggagttgggctagatgaccctcatggtttcTTCCAACAatataactctatgattctatatacatCAGTGGGTGCCATCCTGACAACCCTCTCTTCTGCTTCCAGGCAACTGGAATTTAGTACATACAACTCCATTAATTTAACTCTGAAAACTCTGAATTTGCAGACCAATGGCTACATGTATTATACATGTCTACCAGAAAGTATAGAATatcttgtttatttcatttatatcccacctttcctctaaagagctcaaagtggcattcataatatattatttgtatgaatgaatgaattgatttATTTCGGTCACTGACCACAGTGACTGTTATTtgtataattatatattattatacacacacaatttatatTCCATGCGTTGTCACAGCACCCTGGTGCAGGCTGCAATCAATAAATGTCAGTTTtaagttaaaaacacaatacacaaTCATTCACTCTCACCCTGACTGTCTTTATATGGCAGTTCAATAGCTTGAGAATCTAagtttttgttaaaataaaaggaTAAAGTAGCAAGGATTGCCAGGAAGAACCAAAACATATAATGCTTAATAAAACATTCTGAAACTAAGATAGCACTGGAATGTATTTTGATTTATCAGGCGATGATGGCATGTGAGTGGCCTTGAACAGCCCTCTATTCCTTCTCATTTGATTATCCTCCATGGTCTATGACACAAGTGATTCTCTCCCTCTTATTGTTCCCAAATAGGTGAATAAATATAGCTGTAAATCTAAATCTGGACTGTAATGAGATACAGAAACCAGCCTCCCCCACCAATTTTCTATGCATTCCATCACTGAGAAAGTATGTCTAACCATTGCTACAATTAGTATTCCCCTTTCCTCACCATTTCCAGGGCTCCTCGCAGCACCCCACACAATAGGTTAGAGTAAATGAGAGATGAATGGTTGTCAGGAAGCTCCACAAAGTCCACCAGTGGGTTGTTTTCCAGGATAAGGGAGAATTCATCACCTGCTGGACTCCAGTTTGTGATGCTCGGGGTGATACCCAAGTACATTTTAAATGCCACCTGCCAAACAAGACAAGCACAAAGGACTAGGCTTACACAGCACAATGTTTAGCATGAAACACTAAAGATCTGGCCAAAGAACCAGAAGTAACATACTTAATGCAAACCTCTTTCTACAgattagaccaggcttccccaaccttgcaccctccagatgtttgggactatcaTTCCGTTcagacccagccaacatggttGTGCTAGCTGTGGCTAATGGAAGGtatagttcaaaatatctgaagggcaccagattggggaaagctGGATTAGACAGGTAATTAATGAAAATTTGATCAGATGCAGTAGAAAGCACTTGCCCTTGCCAGAtccaatatatcctctcctggaAAACagtgtggtccagcaacatttgatCCTAGATTGTGTTTttagacagataaaagaaagaaggCATATGTTGCTGCCATTAAAAGGTTCAGCATGGATGCCATTATGAAACGTGTTATGTGGCAGGAAAATTGTGTCCTTAGACATCTATATCCCCACAATGGAAATCTTATAATAGACTAGTATATTGGAAACAGAGGGGAATAATCAAAGACAGGCATCACCTTAGCTATTACATCTGCAGTTTCTCGGAAGTCATGGCATCTCCCGACATTGGATCGGGCCAGGAAATCTTCAACGAGTCGAACGCCTATGTTGTAGCCCCTGTCAAGGCAGCCAAAGAGCAGCATGCTATAAAACTAACAGTGTAAGAGAGTCCAACTTGAGTCTAACATTATAGGGATAGAAAGTAGAAGGGAGGAAGTATGTTCTCTCCCTTTTCTTCAAAAACTCCAATGAAATAAGATTCATTCTGCCTAGAGATGTAAaaattctggaaattttgaaACCATGGGGGGAAACCCATGCCCTCCTCCCtgggctttttttttgggggggaaacaaatatcCAGGGGGAAACAGGAAAGAATGTATCTCCCCTGCCTCTGAATTTTCCCAGCTTTTTTCTGGGCCTTCACACCTCTAATTCTGCCAAGTGGATGTCCCACAGAAAGAGATCATCCAGTACCCCTAGCTACTGATATTTTGTGAAGATTCCACTCTGCCTCCACTGATTTACTTACATTTTGTCAAGCTGCTTGTTGACATCTTCATCATTCTCGTAGTCCTTGCACAGCTGAGTGACCAAAGCGCCATAAGTCAGAGTGAAGAGCTCCGAACTCTAGACAAATTCAAAATGCACTTAATTTAGGCCAAGATAGGACAATCTACACATGTTTAGGGACTGCCACAAAGAACAGTTTGGATTGGCATGGAGAAATGAAATGGGCAAGGAAGCTTCAGCCTCATAGGAACACACTAAGCACTGAATTCTGCTGGTGTCTCCAGCTTCAAATTTAAAACCCATttgtcttgggggtgggggctacTAATGTGATTAGAAGTTTGACAATCTTCAGCTGCTCATCAAAAACAGTTCTTCCATCTTCAGCATTTGTAACGCAACATTCTGCTTAAGA includes:
- the TRAPPC3 gene encoding trafficking protein particle complex subunit 3, producing the protein MARQGSRGGAESKKMSSELFTLTYGALVTQLCKDYENDEDVNKQLDKMGYNIGVRLVEDFLARSNVGRCHDFRETADVIAKVAFKMYLGITPSITNWSPAGDEFSLILENNPLVDFVELPDNHSSLIYSNLLCGVLRGALEMVQMAVDVKFVQDTLKGDGVTEIRMKFIRRIEDNLPVGEE